AGTAAAATTTGTGTCACTTGTTGAAATCATCCTTCATTGACAATCATTTGAACGAAGCTAgatacataattaaataatttatcaaaagcCTAGAAACCAACAAAGAGATCAGACTAAAATTTTGAGCTACTTGAATGTTTAAGAAATTAGATTCTAAACTTTAAATATAAGcacaaaaaaacaaagaaacatgAGTGATAGAAAATTAGGAATTTAAAAACCATAAATTGAGGAAAAATGTGAAAAGATGTAAAAAAACCTAATATGCACTGATGGATGAACTTGGCCATGCCGGACTTTGAAGCCACCATGGTACCACTTTGGACCTATCCTTTCGAGCTTAACGTCTTTGAAGCCAGCATTTTCAAACCATTCAATGCAGTCTTCCTCCTTTGGGACCAATAATGCATGCTGGAAAGATTGAAAATTATCACGTCTGAGCATTGCTGGCAAGATTTTCAtcaacaaaatttcaaaaacagcAACAAATAATCAACAAAAACCCAATCAAAAACCATAACTGAAATCAAGGCAACACTGCACTAGCAGCAGCTCTCAAAGGATAAACAATAAAAAGCACCATTACCAACAACACAACAGACTGAACAGAGCTAGGAATCAAGAACAATCagcaacaaaattaaaaaacaacaacaaataatcaccctaaacctgaaatcaataaatctatccaaaaaaaaattcaaacacagcatactcagaaattaaaaaaagcagCAGCAGAGTAACAAATCCATTTTAACCAATAATTTCAacaacacaaaatcaatgaTTATATTTCCATTCACATTCAAAAATCAGTCTCACTAAACGGAGCATGAAAGGAAGAGCTGAAAAACCCTATAAGCAGTGACACTAACCTTTGACGGACAGCAGGACGACAAAGAGACGAGGGCGAGTGGCGAAACGAACCACATGACGGCGAGCAGCTTGAATCCTCAAACAGAGAAGCCACGGGAGATGGGGATTGGGGAAGGCAACCACGGACAGCGGCGGCAGAACCGTTGAAGAAGCTAGGGTTTTGATTTGGGTAATTTTTGAACGTGCGATTCTGAGTGAGTGAGGTGAATCACGAAGGAGGTCGTAATGGAAGTTCTCAacagtgagagagagagagaggatgtAATCGAGTTTGTTCTGCGTCTCGTCGAGGACGTAGTAATGGAACATCCTCAGAGGCTTGGGCGTTGCGACCAGATCTGGAGAGGCGATGAACTGCGGTGGCGACGGCAACGACGACGGCGAGGCGAGCTCTCTCTCCTCTCTGAATCTCTGTTTTGCTCTTCTCTCAGATCTCCTCAGCCAGCGGCACTGAGTCCACGCCCAACTTGCCGGGGAAGACGATGCAGCGATGACACCGAGCGGATCTCCTCCACCATGACGCGAAGTTGGTgcttttttgtaataaaaaattctgattttttttttgtgcattttttattatttgaatttataaCCTGATCCTTTTAAGGTCCAGATTATtcttttcccaccaaagaaagctccttcaaagaaaaagaaattgtgGCGGTGGGTTGTATAAGTCATAAGTGCTGCCTAACATGTATTGTGGCAAATAGCATCAGAATATATCAGCGTATTTCCTACACACTCACACGCCACTTTCATCGAACACCTTCTAGCCCAACGTGTCTACCCACAATCTATCCACGCGCCCATGCCAAATCCAAATTAAACCTCCTCCCTCAGTCTCTCTCacacctcttcttcttcttcttcttcaactccaACATCACTGTTTCCAGTTCCCACGATTCCGAAACACTGCGACAAAACAGTAGTATCTATGAATTGCGTTGCATTCACCAAATCAATTTATGGGCGCTTCAGAAGCATCCACCACACCGCCTTTAAACAATTCTCCGACCATCGCGAAACCCAGCAGCTATTGGATGCTGGTCCCGTGGCGTCTCTCTTGAAATCGCGGGGTGTTATCCGGTTCCGAGGTCCTGACACACTCAAGTTCCTTCAGGGTTTGTTGAGCAACGATGTACGCAGCTTCGGTGAACCCCTGGGTGAGAAAACCGCGAATGTGCCAACGCCCAATGTTCCTGTGGCCACTGTCCCTCCTCTATACGCCGCACTTTTGACCCCTCAGGGAAGATTCCTTTATGACTTTTTCCTCTATAAGCCCCCCAAGCCTGATACCAAGCTTGATGATACCGGCACTGCCCCTGGCTCCGACCCTCATGATCCCTTTGATTTGTTCGCCGATGTGGATGCTTCTGCTTTGGCTGAATTGCTTCACACCTTAAAGAAGTGAGCTCATTTACCCTCTCATCCTGCTTTTACTGCTTACTATTACAAAGTCCGCTAAATAATTTTCTCCTATTGTCATAGTAACTGCATCCACTCAATGATGGTGGAAAAGTATTTATTAGCTGTTGATAGAAATGACAATGAATGCTCAAAATGTAATCCTGTGATTCTTACATGAGTGAGACATTATCTGTACGGTTAGTTTGTCCATTATTAGTACCTGCGTGCAAGCAACCCATGCACCAATCTAGTTGCCAGCAGTTGCTGCATATCTACTTGTCCATAATGCAAAATTAGTGCTTGTCTATGAGCTCATACTTTAGAGCTAAAGCTAAACCCCGAACAGAGAATCGAACAAAAATGAGAAAACATCATAAATAGGACAACATGAGCATTGAGCAATCAAAATGAAGTTGAACAACAAAATTGTAACTAAACATAACAGCGTAAATAACAAACAGAGTATTTTTGGAGTATATAATAATAGTTGAGAAAGAATAAACAATGGAAGAGGAGCTAAGGTTGCAGGTAATTTGCTTGAAATTTTCGTGGTCGGCAGCACAAGAATTAGAATTGGACATAGGCATGGTTGCTGCTCTGCTCCCCCTTTCTCATAGAATTGAAATTGAGATCGTCAATGAATGTATTGAGGAAGCAAGAAGTGCGTGAAGACAAGGAgaagaggaaaggaaaaaaGGGATTTAACTTTTAAGAGACAGAAAGTGAACATTATTACTAGTATGGTTGGTTTTGATTGACGTTTTTGTTATGGTTATTAATTTCAGAATGCTTTCATTCAGGGTTGCAATTTGTTTCTATTAGTCTTTGTCAGTTCCAAAGAGATCATTGCCATAACACTGTTAATACAACAGTACTAAGATAGATTTCATCGACATGATGTTGCTGATATGAGAATAGTTGCATCATGAATTCAACTGAGCTTGCACAAACAAGATCATAGGGCTTGcctaagtttattatttttctggCGTTCATAGCAAGTTTATGCTTTGGTGCTTCTTAATTGCAGTTATTATTCTTCCTATTTTGTTGGTATTATTTGGGTTCTTATGCAGAGACCCTTAACATGTTAGTGCTGCAGATACCGGTTGAGGTCAAAGGTTGAGATTGATGATGTCACAGAGCAATTCTCGTGCTGGCAGCGTTACGGTGCTGGTGTTCCTGTTAAGTCCTCCAACAAAGAAGAaccagaagctgcctctcttgGCTGGGGTGCTGGTGTGGACAATGCTGGAGTGTCATCTTCACGTGCAAATAATATTGGATGGCAGTGGTTTAAGGATCCTAGATTGGTCTGTCTGGGTTTCAGAGGGATCTTCCCATCGAATACAATTCGTTAGTCATCCGCTCCTTTATTGCTGATAAGATTTTTATAGCTTTTGTTGCTACATTCTTAATATGATTGTTATTGTGACATATCCATAGCTatttactttaaaataaaatcccTCTCTTGTCTGCGCATTTCAGCACCTCTTGTTGAGGTTGGTAAAGAAACAGATGAACAGAATTACCTTTTGTGGAGAATAGAGCAAGGGGTAGCAGAAGGATCAAGCGAGATCCCGAAAGGTGTGTATATGGTTTTTCCTTGTATAAATAAAGAATTCTTCTGACGCATTCCGTCTCACAAAGCCTTGATTGATTGATCATGTCCAGGTGAGGCAGTACCACTAGAGTACAATCTTGCAGGCCTTAATGCTATTAGCTTTGACAAAGGTTGCTATGTCGGCCAGGAACTCATAGCTCGAACACACCACAGAGGGGTGATAAGGAAGCGTGTAGTTCCTCTAAAGTTTATcgatgatgatgggaaaggtaTTGCTTCAAGGAGTATTTGGTGTTTTTTTTCGCATATAAACAATCAAAATATGTGGGCTGAGCCATTCCTTTTGCATGATTTCAGAAGTAGAAAACAAGGTGATTCCTGGGTCAGAAGTGATGAACACTGCATCTGGCAAAAAGGCTGGTACAGTAACTACCGCCATGGGATGTCGCGGGTTGGGGCTCTTGCGGCTAGATGATGCCTTTAAAGGGTCCAATACATTATCCATACAAGGACAAGAGGATGTGAAGGTTGTCGCTAGTAAACCCGATTGGTGGCCTTCTGAATGGCTTCAAGATCAGCAACAAACTGCTTATGCGTAAAATTCTAATCTTGTTCACGGGGCAAGCatgtcaaataaaaattttgtgggTGAATAGAAGAGCTCGTAAACAGGGAGTTAAtgtaattctaaataaatactAATCCTTCCACTGGCTTGGGAGAACAATGCAGACGACTTTTGTGAATTTTCTTGCATAATGAGTTTCGTTATGGTAATGGTAGTTTGGCATTGTCTCCTCCTAAAGAACTTGAACGCAGAACAATTGTGTTGGGAAGGCCATCATCTTGCTTGTTTCCACTTTCAACTTTAAACCATACATATATTGTTAATAGGTCATTTGATTTTAGGTGGCTTGGtttataacatttaaaaaaagtCAACAAAGA
The Arachis duranensis cultivar V14167 chromosome 5, aradu.V14167.gnm2.J7QH, whole genome shotgun sequence genome window above contains:
- the LOC107488201 gene encoding uncharacterized protein LOC107488201 isoform X2; the protein is MHKKKIRIFYYKKAPTSRHGGGDPLGVIAASSSPASWAWTQCRWLRRSERRAKQRFREERELASPSSLPSPPQFIASPDLVATPKPLRMFHYYVLDETQNKLDYILSLSLTVENFHYDLLRDSPHSLRIARSKITQIKTLASSTVLPPLSVVAFPNPHLPWLLCLRIQAARRHVVRFATRPRLFVVLLSVKAMLRRDNFQSFQHALLVPKEEDCIEWFENAGFKDVKLERIGPKWYHGGFKVRHGQVHPSVHISFMTTSCLPSWS
- the LOC107488200 gene encoding putative transferase At4g12130, mitochondrial — protein: MNCVAFTKSIYGRFRSIHHTAFKQFSDHRETQQLLDAGPVASLLKSRGVIRFRGPDTLKFLQGLLSNDVRSFGEPLGEKTANVPTPNVPVATVPPLYAALLTPQGRFLYDFFLYKPPKPDTKLDDTGTAPGSDPHDPFDLFADVDASALAELLHTLKKYRLRSKVEIDDVTEQFSCWQRYGAGVPVKSSNKEEPEAASLGWGAGVDNAGVSSSRANNIGWQWFKDPRLVCLGFRGIFPSNTIPPLVEVGKETDEQNYLLWRIEQGVAEGSSEIPKGEAVPLEYNLAGLNAISFDKGCYVGQELIARTHHRGVIRKRVVPLKFIDDDGKEVENKVIPGSEVMNTASGKKAGTVTTAMGCRGLGLLRLDDAFKGSNTLSIQGQEDVKVVASKPDWWPSEWLQDQQQTAYA
- the LOC107488201 gene encoding uncharacterized protein LOC107488201 isoform X1, producing the protein MHKKKIRIFYYKKAPTSRHGGGDPLGVIAASSSPASWAWTQCRWLRRSERRAKQRFREERELASPSSLPSPPQFIASPDLVATPKPLRMFHYYVLDETQNKLDYILSLSLTVENFHYDLLRDSPHSLRIARSKITQIKTLASSTVLPPLSVVAFPNPHLPWLLCLRIQAARRHVVRFATRPRLFVVLLSVKAMLRRDNFQSFQHALLVPKEEDCIEWFENAGFKDVKLERIGPKWYHGGFKVRHGQVHPSVHISAASTPCSASPSDISVDLCTYYDWCSVLSLSFMTTSCLPSWS